The Klebsiella sp. RIT-PI-d genomic sequence GTCACATCGTGAACGTGACTTTCCTGGATACCTGCGCCGCTGATACGCACAAATTCTGCTTTAGTACGCAGTGCATCGATGGTACCACAGCCGGTGAGGCCCATACATGAACGCAGTCCACCCATCTGCTGATGGATAATCTCTTTCAGATAGCCTTTATAGGCCACCCGACCTTCAATACCTTCCGGTACCAGTTTGTCGGCCGCGTTATCCGTCTGGAAGTAACGATCGGAAGACCCTTTGGACATCGCACCTAAAGACCCCATTCCGCGATAGGATTTATAAGAACGGCCCTGATACAGTTCGATTTCACCCGGGGACTCTTCAGTCCCGGCCAGCATTGAACCGACCATAACCGCGCTTGCACCTGCGGCAATAGCTTTAGCAATGTCGCCGGAAAAGCGGATCCCGCCGTCTGCAATAACCGGAATACCGGTGCCTTCCAGCGCTTCGACGGCATCAGAAACGGCGGTGATCTGCGGAACGCCCACGCCGGTGACGATACGTGTGGTACAGATAGAGCCAGGGCCAATACCGACTTTAACCGCGCTCACGCCTGCATCAGCCAGCGCACGAGCGCCTGCACCAGTGGCTACGTTACCGCCAATAATTTGCAACTCCGGGTATTTTTCACGGGTTTCACGAATACGCTGTAGAACGCCTTCAGAGTGACCATGTGAGGAGTCGATCAGCAGCACATCAACTCCTGCGGCGACCAGCGCATCTACACGTTCTTCATTGCCTGCGCCAGCCCCTACCGCTGCGCCAACGCGTAAACGCCCCTGTTCATCCTTACAGGCGTTCGGCTTACGTTCTGCTTTCTGGAAATCTTTTACGGTGATCATACCGATAAGGTGGAAGCTATCGTCAACAACCAGCGCTTTTTCAACACGTTTTTCGTGCATCTTAGCCAGCACAACGTCGCCCGCTTCACCTTCGCGTACAGTGACCAGTCGCTCTTTTGGCGTCATGTAGACGCTGACCGGCTGGCTCAAATCGGTAACAAAACGGACATCACGACCGGTAATGATCCCCACCAGTTCGTTATCATGGGTCACTACCGGATACCCGGCGAAACCGTTAAGTTCAGTCAACTCTTTAACTTCACGTAATGTTGTAGTGGGCAGAACCGTCTGCGGATCGGTAACGACCCCGGACTCATGCTTCTTCACACGACGGACTTCTTCAGCCTGGCGTTCGATAGACATGTTTTTATGGATAAAACCGATACCACCTTCTTGCGCCAGGGCAATGGCAAGACGCGCTTCTGTCACCGTATCCATGGCTGCGGAGAGCATAGGAATATTCAGGCGAATGGTTTTAGTCAACTGCGTGCTGAGGTCAGCGGTATTCGGCAGAACGGTGGAATGTGCAGGAACAAGGAGGACGTCGTCAAACGTCAGGGCTTCTTTGGCAATACGTAGCATGGGCAATATCTCTAACCAGGATGATTTTAATATTGCCGTGGCATTATACAGAGCGTAACCGATTGCTTCTACATTTTTTTGCGAAAAAAACTTGCGCTCATCACCATGCAGGTTACTATCGATTGAATAACCTGCTGATTTAAAATTTGATCCCGCTCACATGTCGCTATCTCAATCGCCTGCCATTTATACCGTTAGCCGCCTTAATCAGACCGCGCGTTTGCTGCTTGAGCGCGAAATGGGACAGGTGTGGATCAGCGGTGAAATCTCCAACTTTACCCAGCCTGCATCCGGGCACTGGTACTTTACGCTTAAGGATGACACCGCTCAGGTGCGTTGTGCTATGTTCCGCAACAGTAATCGTCGGGTCACATTTCGTCCGCAGCACGGCCAGCAGGTCCTGGTGCGCGCAACGATCACGCTTTATGAACCCCGCGGTGATTACCAGATTATTGTTGAGAGTATGCAGCCCGCAGGTGAAGGTTTGCTCCAGCAGAAGTATGAGCAATTGAAAATCAAATTGCAGGCTGAAGGGTTGTTTGACCCACAGTTTAAACAGCCTCTTCCCGCTGCGGCGCAATGTATTGGCATTGTCACCTCGAAAACCGGCGCGGCACTGCACGATATTCTGCACGTGTTGAAACGTCGTGATCCTTCGCTGCCGGTCATTATTTATCCGACGACGGTACAAGGTGATGATGCGCCCGCGCAAATCGTGCGCGCTATTGCATTAGCAAACCTGCGTCATGAATGTGACGTATTGATTGTCGGGCGCGGTGGCGGCTCTCTGGAAGATTTATGGAGCTTTAATGACGAACGCGTGGCGCGGGCTATTTTCGCCAGTGCCATTCCGGTGGTTAGCGCCGTGGGTCATGAAACCGATGTGACGATTGCCGATTTTGTTGCCGACCAACGAGCGCCAACGCCGTCTGCTGCCGCTGAGATCGTGAGCCGTAACCAGCAGGAGTTGTTACGGCAAATGCAGGCCGCGCAGCAGCGGCTGGAAATGGCCATGGATTACTATCTGGCAAGTGGTCAGCGTCGTTTTACTCAGGTCTTTCATCGTTTACAGCAGCAGCATCCCCAGTTACGGCTGGCCCGTCAGCAGACGGCGCTTGAGCGGTTACATCAGCGGCTTAATCTGGCTATTGATAATCAGATTAAGCGAACAACACAGCAGCAGCTACGGCTTGAGCAGCGTCTTTATCAATACAATCCTCAGTCGCGCATACATCGGGCGCAATCACGGATCCAGCATCTGGAGTACCAGTTGACCGCAAACATCCGCGCGCATCTGAGTGCGGCGCGGGAGCGGTTTGGTACGAGTGCTGCTCATCTGGAGGCCGTCAGCCCGCTGTCGACACTGGCACGCGGTTACAGCGTGGCCACTATCGACGAGGGTAAAGTGTTGAAGAAAGTGAAGCAGGTCCATATGGGCGATATCATTAAGACCCGCCTCGAGGACGGCTGGATCGAAAGCGAGGTCACCACGGTGACCCCGCAAAAAAATACGCGCTCGCGTAAAGCGCGTTAGTCTTCATTACCTGTTATCCACTTTTTCCTGTTGATTATAAGCCACAGCGGTGGCGTTATCCCACCCGCCGTGCCACCGGAAATACGTAGACAAGTTGTTCTGCGCAAATGACGTTAACGCTTCGGTTTAATTATTAGCAGTTAACGGCGCATGAGGCTCTTTCAGACAAACTTGTGCATTTAATGCTCCTGACGAGGCTGTAGAACTGCTGCCACCCGTCCTCAGATCAATGAACTGATAGTTGCCACTGCTGGCCGTCCTGTCTACTGTCCACCAGCCTTGATCCGAACCGACCGGCCAGCCATAGTTGGTTTCCAGACCACCAGGCGTACCGAAGTTATCAACGTATAATGTTTGCAGGTTTTTCAACAGCGGCTGATAAGCCGGATCGCAGCCGGTCATGCCTGCTTTTTGCGTATTCAACGCGGTCACTAGCGGCCAGTATTCACTATTATAAATAAAGCTGGAAACCGATACCGGCATTTCTGCTGTGAGCAGCGGGCGGCGGAAGGTGATGCCCGCACTGTTGATTGCCGTTTCCGGCATGTGCCCCCACATCCTGGCTTTGTCGCTATCAGGACTGGTTATCACCGTGAAGATCATATCTTTACTGTCAGTGAGCCTGGTATTATCCACCACTGTCGCGGTCATTGTGGTTTT encodes the following:
- the xseA gene encoding exodeoxyribonuclease VII large subunit, with translation MSLSQSPAIYTVSRLNQTARLLLEREMGQVWISGEISNFTQPASGHWYFTLKDDTAQVRCAMFRNSNRRVTFRPQHGQQVLVRATITLYEPRGDYQIIVESMQPAGEGLLQQKYEQLKIKLQAEGLFDPQFKQPLPAAAQCIGIVTSKTGAALHDILHVLKRRDPSLPVIIYPTTVQGDDAPAQIVRAIALANLRHECDVLIVGRGGGSLEDLWSFNDERVARAIFASAIPVVSAVGHETDVTIADFVADQRAPTPSAAAEIVSRNQQELLRQMQAAQQRLEMAMDYYLASGQRRFTQVFHRLQQQHPQLRLARQQTALERLHQRLNLAIDNQIKRTTQQQLRLEQRLYQYNPQSRIHRAQSRIQHLEYQLTANIRAHLSAARERFGTSAAHLEAVSPLSTLARGYSVATIDEGKVLKKVKQVHMGDIIKTRLEDGWIESEVTTVTPQKNTRSRKAR
- the guaB gene encoding IMP dehydrogenase → MLRIAKEALTFDDVLLVPAHSTVLPNTADLSTQLTKTIRLNIPMLSAAMDTVTEARLAIALAQEGGIGFIHKNMSIERQAEEVRRVKKHESGVVTDPQTVLPTTTLREVKELTELNGFAGYPVVTHDNELVGIITGRDVRFVTDLSQPVSVYMTPKERLVTVREGEAGDVVLAKMHEKRVEKALVVDDSFHLIGMITVKDFQKAERKPNACKDEQGRLRVGAAVGAGAGNEERVDALVAAGVDVLLIDSSHGHSEGVLQRIRETREKYPELQIIGGNVATGAGARALADAGVSAVKVGIGPGSICTTRIVTGVGVPQITAVSDAVEALEGTGIPVIADGGIRFSGDIAKAIAAGASAVMVGSMLAGTEESPGEIELYQGRSYKSYRGMGSLGAMSKGSSDRYFQTDNAADKLVPEGIEGRVAYKGYLKEIIHQQMGGLRSCMGLTGCGTIDALRTKAEFVRISGAGIQESHVHDVTITKESPNYRMGS